The genomic DNA CCATCCGGACCCCAGCCCCCCCACTGAGCACAAGAACATCTCTTTTTCTCACACCAGCCTAAGTTGGGGCTACAGGAGAGAGAAATCGGATGAATGTCGGAAAGGTCATTTTCTCCCTATTCCCGCTTCTAGGGCCGACTCCTCGGGGACGGGGACGGGTGAAGCTCCTTCTCCCTAAAGCGTGAGCCCAGGGCCCGGGCGTGCTCGGGCCACCTCACCAGGGCCTGGCGGCTCCGGGTGTCCCCCGCGCGGCAGGCGCATCCTCCAGCTCCTCGCGGCAGCTCCCGCGGCAGGACACGGGCacgggcggccgggccgggctggcTGCGCCCTCGGCGGGGACGTGCGGCCTGGGCCACCCTGGCGGGCGGGTGCCCGGCAGCAGCGGGGCCGGCGCCAGGCCCTCCACGCGGGGGCGGGAGGCTCGGAGGGGCACGGGGCGCTTGGCTCCTTCGGCTGGAAGATGCTGTGCGCCCTGGGAGGTGGGAACGCAAGCGGGCGCAGCCGCGGCTAACACTCCACGTCCTGCAGCTCGACCTCCTCCGCGGCGCTCTCTGCAAGGCAAAGGCAAGTGGCTCAGCCGCGACGGCCGCACGCGGTTCCCGGGCCCCGGATGCCCGCACCCGTCCGGCCGTGAGCGCGAGGCCGGCTCACCACGGGGCGCAGCTTTACCTTGGAGCTTGTGGCGTCTCTTCCGCTGGAACTTATAGGCGCACTGATTGCAGAGCCACAGGAGGCTGACGAGCAGCGCGGCCGCGGCGGCCAGAAGGGCCAGGAAGACGGCCACGAAGTGCAGGTCCTCGTAGAGGATCTCTGCGGGCGAAGGGGAAGGTCGGCCTCTGCTGGGCGTGGGGGTCGCTCCCACTGCCTGGCCGTGCCGAGGGGGCCCGGCCCGTCTTACCCGACACGTGCAGCACGATGGTGCCCAGCTGGCTGCCCCCCAGGCGCTCCGTCACCCTGATGACGTAGTAGCCGGAATCTCTCACGCCCACGCTGAAGAGCTGGATGGAACCGTTGTCGAAGGTGCAAAGCCTGTCGCGGTGGCTCCGGGAGATGTTGGCCTGAGTCCCCGGCCGCCACTCCACGAGCTTCTGGGCTCCCCAGCTGGATGTGTACCTCCACTCGATGGTGGGGACCCCATGGCAGGAGTAGTCCACCGACAGCAGGATGTCCTCCTCCACCGTGGCGTTGATGGCGGCCTGGGGGATGTACAGGGACACACCCTGACCTGCGGGACGGAGTCCAGGCGGGGGGCAACGTACAGATGAGCTGGCAGGGCAGTGGGCTTCCGGGATGTGTGAattaatttagcaaatatttgctgagcgcCTCTTACGGGCCAGCCTGTCTTCTAGGTTCTGGTGCCAAGGCCACAGTGGTGAGTGGTATAGACTGGATGTCTGTACCCCTCGGCCCTGAGAGTCCTAAGTTGAAGCCCCAACCTCTAGGGTGACTGTCTTTGAAGATGCAGCCTCCAAGGACGAAGTCGAGGGTCAATGGGatcataagggtggggccctgCTCCAACAGGATTAGTGTCTTTTTAAGAAGAGACACTGGaaagatctctttctctctcatttctccacAGGGATACAAGAGGGAATTGAGAGAAAGTGCTCGGAGAGGTTGTGGTGAGAAGGTGGCCggtctacaagccaggaagagagctctcaccagaaatcGAACTGTGCTAGAACTTTGATCTAGGActttccagcctctggaactgcAGGAAAGTAAACTTCTGGTGCCTCAGCCCCACGGGTTGTGGGATTTTGCTATGGTCTAAGGCCATGAACAAGACACAAGGTTCTTGTATCCTGGGTGAACGGGAGGCTCCCTGGAGCTCCATCCTACGAGGGAGACCTGCAAGGCCGCACTAAACCAGCAAGATCATTTCAGATCGTGCCAAGCGCTTGGAAGACAATACAACGGGACGGGGCACCAGTGAGCGGTGAGGGTGGAGATGGCACACGGCCTTAGAACGGGCAGGAGGACCTCGTGTGGAAAGTGACATTTGAACGGAGACCCGGAGGACGGGCAGGCGGCTGTGGAGACTGGAGGAGGGAGTGAGCACAAAGGCTGGGAGGTGAGGCCGAGCGCTGGGCTCCTTGAGGGACAGAAGAAGGCCGGCATGCTGGAAGGCGTGAGCCCCGGGGGGAGACGGGGTGAGGCTGGACAGCTGGCAGGACACAGGCCGCGACGTGAGGGTTAGGGGCAGGGTTTCACTCAAGGCAGCTGGGAGCCACCGAGGACTTAAGCGGGAGGAGGCACTCTCCATCAGGCTTGAGAATGTCTGCTGTGGAGAACGTTCTCGGGCTGAGGGGAcgagagcagaagcaggaagggCCGGCAGGTGGCTGCGACAGGGGAAGCTGTGTATTTGGAAGCAGGGAGGACAAAACATGCTGACGACCTAGATGTGGGCGTGAGTGAGGCCGAGGCACCAACCAGAGCTTTCCCTGCGAGTGTGCGGATGTGCAGTAGTGCCCGCCGCTGACCAAGGTTATGTATATATGCCGTTGTGCACGTATTAAGCAAACACCACGCATAGGCCCCATGCCAACCACTTGATACGCATTATCCCACTAAGGTCCCACACACAACCTTCTGCAGTTCCATCAAGCATAGAGAAGCCTTGTTGTCAACAGGACTAACTAGCTTGTCAAAGTTCATTCTGCAAGGCAAACAGCCACACAAGGGCTGCTCGCTCCAAAGCTCACAAATTTGACCTCTAGGTTCATGTCAGTAGTCAGTGGTTGGCAGTGGAGAGCACAGAACGTGACAAGTGCCCCCATACCCGGAGAGAACTGGTCAGAGCTGGCTGGACGCTGGATAATGAACAGGGCAGGGCCTACACTTGGAGCCCATCCCCTGGTTTCCACGTCCAACTCCGGTTCGGCCCCCTCAATCTTTGCCCAGTTGCCCCGAGCCCCTGCTGTGTGGCTCCGGGTAGCCACACCTGTTACTTTCTCGCTGTCCTCTCCCATCCCATTGCCAGCACAGTCCATCAGTATTCTTCGAAGGCTCTTGGCTAGGTGACTGGAAATAATCTGATAAACGTCATGCTGAAAAATTGGGAGGTAATAATGGTTTTCAAGAGTTACAACTGTCAAGtaacagaaatacattttttccccaactctgtattttaaaacatgttaaatTCAGAGAGAAGTTGAAAGGCAAGTACCATTAACATGTACCCTCTCCTTAATTCACTAGTTAGGACCATTTTGCCGtatttgcattctctctctcagaaaacaGAAGTCAAATTCTAGATCAGCCCGCAGAGGGCAGGAGgtatatattttcttcatctttgtgtCCCCTAACACAATTCCTCACATGTAGTGATTGGTtaagtgtttgttgagtgaataaaaaaGTGAGtgacaaaatatttataacaagaaGGGTGAGCTTTCCTGATAGAAACATTGTGCTAATTTTTCAGAGCCCTTCAGCAACGTCTAAAAAGTAACACACATATAGGAAAAGAGGACTATAATTTAGCCCAGACTTTATGTGCCGGTTACTATAATATATACTTATTGTACTTACCAATCCTTCCCTAATGTTTTACATAAGTCAGCAACATGCCCATGTagcaaggaaatggaaaagatgGGACTTAAATGCAGCTGATTCAAAGCCCTGTGTTTTTCCCTAAAGACACgagcaaaaaattagaaataataaatgaattcagtaaagttgcagaatagaTGGTATATAATAGAACTGTCGTATTTCTACATACTATAATGAGGTAGCACAAACAGAAGTTcagaaaatattccatttacaattgcactaaagagaataaaatacctaggaataaacttaatcaggGAGGTAAAAGACcccaatgaagaaatcaaagaggaaataaaaaaatacatacacacaaataaaaacacaagccaAAATCTGGGACACAGCCAACGCAGTTCTAAGTGGGGAGTTTATaccaatataggcctacctcaagaaacaagaaaaatctcaaacaatctaacCATACAtataaaggagttagaaaaagaagaacaaagcccaaagctCGTAGAaggaagattagagcagaaatagaaactgtaaaaaaaaaaaaaaaaaaaaaaacattatatgaaACCAAGAGCTGTTACTTGGAAAAGATAAACCAAACTGATAACCCTTTGGCCAGactcattaaggaaaaaaaaaacaaaagagagagagaaaggaaaaatacagcaaaaccaaaaacaaaacaaaaccctcccccaaaaaacaacaaaataaaaaaaaaaagggaggaaggacTCAAATCAGAAATGAAGTAGCAAtaactaacaccacagaaatgcaaagaattataagagaataataaatatgaaaacttatatgccaacaaattggacaacatagaagaaatggataaaattcctagaaacatacactCCTTCACAAATGAAtcgggaagaaatggaaaatttctatTACTGATCAATTActagtaaaaaaatttaaatggtaatcaaaaaactcccaacaaataaaagtccaggaccagggatccctgggtggcgcagcggtttggcgcctgcctttggcccagggcgcgatcctggagacccgggatcgaatcccacatcaggctccctgcatggagcctgcttctccctctgcctatgtctctgcctctctctctctctctgtgtgactatcatgaataaataaataaaatctttaaaaaaaaaaaaaaaaaagtccaggaccagatgacttcacaggtgaaCTCTAggacattttttccccctagttttccttcctcttctatttttggaataatttgagaagaataggtattatgtCTTCCTTAAAGGAGtcctaaaggggcacctgggtggtgcatttgttaaacatctgcctttggcttaagtcataatcccagggtcctgaggtcaagctcCACATCTGGGCCCCGgactcagtggggcatctgcttcttcctatcaaaatgccaatagcatttttcacagaactagaacaattaATTCTAAAACTCacatggaactacaaaagatcctgaatagctaAAGCACTCTCTAGAAAGAGGAGCAAAGAAGGTATCataatctcagatttcaagatatactacaaaagtaattaaaacagtatgatattgacacaaaaagacacagatcaatggaacaataCAAggaccagaaataaacccacattatATGGTCACTTAACCAATGACAAACGAGGCAACattatacaatggggaaaagacagtctcttcaataaatggtgttgagaaaaatGGAcaatcacatgcaaaagaatgaaaccggacctctttctcacacacaaaaTGTAACTGAAatggggcagctcgggtggctcagcggtttagtgccgccttcagcccagggactgatcctagagacctgggatcgagtcccacgtcaggctcctgcatggagcctgcttctccctctgcctgtgtctctgcgtctctttctctctgtgtgtgtcatgaataaataaataaaatctttaaaaaaaaaaatgtaactgaaatggattaaagacctgtgaggcctgaaaccataaaactcctaaaacaGACGcaataatctctttgacatttaccttagcaacatttttctagacatgtctcctcAGACacgggaaacaaaagcaaaaataaagaatcaagAGTATaccaaaatacaaaggaaaccattaacaagacaaaaaggcaacctattgaaaatatttgcaaatggtacagccaataagaggttaatatccaaactacataaaaaaaactatagaacacaaCACCAAAACATCTTAAAAATGGGTGGCAGATGATCTGAATAGCCATCTTTcccaagaagacatccagatgcccaacagacatatgaaaagatgctcaacatcactcatcatcaggaaatatcacctcacacctgtcagagtggctaaaataaaaaagttaataagtgtcagtgaggatgtggagaaaaaggacccctcatgcactgttggtgggaatgtgaatgaGTGCtaccattctggaaaacagtatggaggttcctcaagaaaagacaaacaaaactgaaaacagaactaccatatgatccagtaattccattgcTGGgcatttacctaaagaaaacaaaaacactaacttgaaaagatatattcactggtgtgtttactgcagcattatttataatagccaagatatggaagcagctcacGTGTtctaaaatgaatggataaagaagatgcaaagtacacacacacacacacacacacacacaggaatattactcttaaaaaagaatgagattttgccatttgcaaaaatatggatggatctagagagtatgatgctaagtgaaataagtcagaaactcaaaaccatgtgatttcacctctgtgaaatttgaaaaacaaaacgaacaaacaaaaagcggaaacaaacacataaattcGGAGAAGAAATTGCCGGTTGCCagaggggtaggggtagggcaATGGGCCAAATGGGcggaggggagtgggaggtgcAGACCCGTAATTATGGAGTAAGTCATGAGAT from Canis aureus isolate CA01 chromosome 23, VMU_Caureus_v.1.0, whole genome shotgun sequence includes the following:
- the VSTM5 gene encoding V-set and transmembrane domain-containing protein 5 isoform X1, yielding MMDGGWISLLSNGFTQSSLRLPCHPSHQFVTSLSKSLLLAHRAIRWSLLVLGQQPQPVLPLPPAIQQPAESGIDTSKLGVNGSRQLIICHYLLLSQGVSLYIPQAAINATVEEDILLSVDYSCHGVPTIEWRYTSSWGAQKLVEWRPGTQANISRSHRDRLCTFDNGSIQLFSVGVRDSGYYVIRVTERLGGSQLGTIVLHVSEILYEDLHFVAVFLALLAAAAALLVSLLWLCNQCAYKFQRKRRHKLQESAAEEVELQDVEC
- the VSTM5 gene encoding V-set and transmembrane domain-containing protein 5 isoform X2, whose amino-acid sequence is MRPPPRGTRQPCGLALGLLALCLAAARALQGQGVSLYIPQAAINATVEEDILLSVDYSCHGVPTIEWRYTSSWGAQKLVEWRPGTQANISRSHRDRLCTFDNGSIQLFSVGVRDSGYYVIRVTERLGGSQLGTIVLHVSEILYEDLHFVAVFLALLAAAAALLVSLLWLCNQCAYKFQRKRRHKLQESAAEEVELQDVEC